From one Rattus norvegicus strain BN/NHsdMcwi chromosome 7, GRCr8, whole genome shotgun sequence genomic stretch:
- the Or6c203 gene encoding olfactory receptor Olr907, whose product MRNHTVTTFILLGLTDNQQLQVLIFIILFFTYSLSITGNLAIISLILVDPHLKTAMYYFLKNFAVLEISFTSASIPRYLYSIATGDKTITYNACVAQVFFTDLFGVTEFFLLAAMSYDRYVAICRPLHYLTTMNTAVCRRLVFCCWVAGLFILIPPLSLGLNLQFCDSNIVDHFICDASPLLKISCSDTWFMEHTVLICAVRTLIITLVCVVLPYVNIIKTILRFPSAQQKQKAFSTCSSHMIVVSITYGSCIFIYIKPSAKKEVAINKGVMVLTTSIAPMLNPFIYTLRNRQVKQTFGDSIKRIIAFFKK is encoded by the coding sequence ATGAGGAACCACACTGTCACAACCTTCATCTTACTTGGACTGACAGATAACCAACAACTGCAGGTTCTTATCTTTATCATTCTCTTCTTCACCTACTCACTGAGCATAACTGGAAATCTGGCCATCATCTCCCTCATCTTAGTGGATCCTCACCTTAAAACAGCCATGTATTATTTCCTTAAAAACTTTGCTGTCTTAGAGATCTCCTTCACATCTGCAAGCATCCCCAGATACTTGTATAGCATAGCAACAGGTGACAAAACAATTACCTATAATGCCTGTGTTGCCCAAGTATTTTTTACCGACCTCTTTGGTGTAACTGAATTTTTCCTTCTAGCTGCTATGTCCTACGACCGTTATGTGGCCATCTGCAGGCCACTGCACTATTTGACTACCATGAATACCGCTGTCTGCAGAAgacttgtgttttgttgttgggtagctggcttatttattttaattcccCCACTTAGCCTCGGCCTAAATCTGCAGTTCTGTGATTCTAATATCGTTGATCATTTTATCTGTGATGCTTCCCCTCTCCTTAAAATCTCTTGTTCAGACACTTGGTTCATGGAGCACACAGTTCTCATCTGTGCTGTACGGACTCTCATTATAACGCTGGTGTGTGTTGTTCTCCCCTACGTTAATATCATCAAGACAATTCTTAGATTCCCTTCTgcccaacaaaagcaaaaagcctTTTCTACCTGTTCTTCCCACATGATTGTGGTTTCTATCACCTATGGCAGCTGCATCTTCATCTACATCAAGCCATCTGCAAAAAAGGAGGTGGCCATCAATAAGGGTGTGATGGTTCTCACTACTTCCATTGCCCCTATGCTAAACCCCTTCATCTACACACTTAGAAACAGGCAAGTCAAGCAAACCTTCGGTGATTCAATAAAAAGAATTATAGCATTTTTCAAGAAATAA